One genomic window of Anabaena sphaerica FACHB-251 includes the following:
- a CDS encoding 2-oxoisovalerate dehydrogenase E1 subunit beta translates to MTENRIKEIIFLVEEEDDEGGYIAKAINQSIFTQADSLQELRELIKDAVHCHYPDEQNRPQYQYNTLSIFCRLG, encoded by the coding sequence ATGACTGAAAATAGAATCAAAGAAATTATTTTCTTAGTTGAAGAAGAAGATGATGAAGGAGGTTATATTGCTAAAGCTATTAATCAATCAATTTTTACTCAAGCTGATAGTCTTCAAGAACTGCGAGAATTAATTAAAGATGCTGTTCATTGTCATTATCCTGATGAACAAAATCGTCCTCAATATCAATACAATACCTTGTCCATTTTTTGTAGGTTGGGTTAA